Proteins encoded together in one Candidatus Sulfotelmatobacter sp. window:
- a CDS encoding molybdopterin-dependent oxidoreductase, whose product MSNEFKRDGSHLAYCPPVEKWDDWVELDPEAWPRRIERHYDLVPTICFNCESACGLLAYVDKKTGKVEKFEGNPMHPASRGRLCAKGPATINQIHDPDRVLYPMKRSGARGAGKWTRTSWDEVLETFGTRIRKAILEGRGEEVMYHVGRPGHDFIMERTLQAWGIDGHNSHTNVCSSSARLGYLLWHYADRPSPDHANARFILLLSAHLESGHYFNPHAQRIIDGKMAGAKLAVMDPRLSNTASMADYWMPTYPGTEAAVLLAMAKIILDENRFDVKFVKNWTNWEELEVDGFKAQGQSFEALIEALKKHYAKFTPQFAEKESGVKADVIVKTAREIATAGSRFASHLWRGSASGNLGGWQPARALMLLHVLTGSVGTEGGHNLNAWNKFVPKTFKVPPPQKRWNELLYPQEWPLCTHEMSFLLPHFLKEGRGRIEAYFTRVFNPVWTYPDGFSWIEMLRDEEKLGLHAALTPTWSETAWFADYVLPMGFSSERHDLMSQESYAGKWIGFRQPVNRVLRERAGEKFDYTYQANPGEVWEEDEFWINLSWAIDPDGSMGIRQYFESPYRPGQKLTVDDYYGWIFENSVPGLPETAAKEGLTPLQYMRKYGAFEITRDVYKQNEKPVAAADLADSKIEPNGVVTKAGKAVGVMVEDKPVVGYNTPSRKLELFSKTMADWKWPEFTLPEYYRSHIHRSAQAASMGQTEPGEPGEDFDPKYMPKVEWPKDAQGEIFTLLPIFRLPNLIHTRSGNAKFLYEISHKNPLWVNPVDAKKLAGIRTGDLMKVHTEIGFFVLHAWVTEGLAPGVVACSHHLGRWRINKDDQVERMSSAWVDLKEVGKGQWKMRQLENVSPWESADPETKRVWWSDAGVHQDITFPVHPDPISGMHCWHQMVRVEKADADDRYGDIFVDTNLSFAVYQRWKALARSAPGPGGLRRPLWIPRVVRPEEAAYYIKK is encoded by the coding sequence ATGAGTAACGAGTTCAAACGCGACGGCAGCCATCTGGCGTACTGTCCGCCGGTGGAGAAGTGGGATGACTGGGTTGAACTCGACCCCGAGGCTTGGCCGCGGCGCATCGAACGCCACTACGATCTCGTCCCCACGATTTGTTTCAACTGTGAATCCGCCTGCGGTCTTCTGGCATACGTCGATAAGAAAACCGGCAAGGTCGAGAAGTTCGAAGGCAACCCTATGCATCCGGCGAGCCGCGGGCGGCTTTGCGCCAAAGGACCGGCGACCATTAATCAGATTCACGATCCCGATCGCGTGCTCTATCCCATGAAGCGCAGCGGCGCACGCGGAGCAGGGAAGTGGACGCGCACTTCGTGGGATGAAGTACTAGAAACGTTTGGCACTCGCATTCGCAAGGCAATTCTCGAGGGCCGCGGCGAAGAGGTGATGTACCACGTCGGGCGTCCGGGACACGATTTCATCATGGAGCGCACATTGCAGGCCTGGGGCATCGACGGCCATAACTCGCACACGAATGTATGTTCATCCTCGGCGCGACTCGGCTATCTGCTGTGGCATTACGCCGACCGGCCCTCGCCCGACCATGCCAATGCGCGCTTCATTCTCTTGCTGTCGGCGCACCTCGAGTCGGGGCACTATTTTAATCCGCATGCGCAGCGCATCATCGACGGCAAAATGGCGGGGGCGAAGCTGGCCGTGATGGATCCCCGGCTCTCGAATACCGCGAGCATGGCTGACTACTGGATGCCGACTTATCCCGGAACCGAAGCCGCGGTCTTGCTGGCGATGGCCAAGATAATTCTTGACGAGAACCGCTTCGACGTTAAATTCGTTAAAAACTGGACCAACTGGGAAGAACTGGAGGTCGACGGCTTCAAAGCCCAAGGCCAGAGTTTTGAGGCGCTGATTGAAGCCCTGAAAAAACATTACGCCAAGTTCACGCCGCAGTTTGCCGAGAAAGAAAGCGGAGTCAAGGCCGATGTCATCGTAAAGACCGCGCGCGAGATCGCCACGGCGGGAAGCCGTTTCGCGTCGCATCTGTGGCGCGGAAGCGCCTCCGGCAATCTCGGCGGATGGCAGCCAGCGCGCGCCTTGATGCTCCTGCACGTTCTTACCGGTTCGGTGGGTACCGAAGGCGGACACAATCTAAATGCGTGGAACAAATTCGTTCCGAAGACTTTCAAAGTGCCGCCGCCACAGAAGCGCTGGAATGAATTGCTCTATCCCCAGGAGTGGCCGCTGTGCACGCATGAAATGTCATTTTTGTTGCCGCATTTTCTAAAAGAAGGACGTGGGCGCATTGAGGCGTATTTCACGCGCGTATTCAATCCAGTTTGGACTTATCCCGACGGCTTCTCGTGGATCGAGATGCTGCGCGACGAAGAAAAACTTGGCCTGCATGCCGCTCTGACGCCCACTTGGAGCGAGACCGCGTGGTTCGCTGATTACGTCCTGCCCATGGGATTCAGCTCGGAGCGTCATGACCTGATGAGTCAGGAGTCCTATGCTGGAAAATGGATCGGCTTCCGGCAGCCTGTGAATCGCGTGCTGCGTGAGCGCGCCGGTGAGAAATTCGACTACACCTATCAGGCGAATCCCGGCGAGGTCTGGGAAGAAGACGAGTTCTGGATCAACCTCTCATGGGCCATCGACCCCGACGGTTCGATGGGCATCCGGCAATATTTCGAATCGCCGTACCGGCCTGGGCAGAAGCTTACGGTCGACGATTATTACGGCTGGATTTTTGAAAACTCGGTGCCCGGCCTGCCTGAGACCGCGGCGAAAGAGGGACTCACGCCGTTGCAGTACATGCGCAAGTACGGCGCATTCGAAATCACGCGCGATGTTTACAAACAGAACGAAAAGCCGGTAGCGGCGGCTGATCTGGCGGACTCAAAGATCGAGCCGAACGGAGTAGTTACGAAGGCTGGCAAGGCCGTCGGCGTGATGGTGGAGGACAAGCCGGTCGTCGGTTACAACACGCCTTCGCGCAAGCTCGAACTATTTTCCAAGACCATGGCCGACTGGAAGTGGCCGGAGTTCACGCTGCCCGAATACTATCGCAGCCACATTCATCGCTCGGCGCAAGCGGCGTCGATGGGTCAGACTGAGCCAGGCGAGCCCGGAGAAGATTTCGATCCGAAGTATATGCCCAAGGTCGAGTGGCCAAAAGACGCGCAGGGCGAGATTTTTACGCTACTGCCGATTTTTCGATTGCCGAATTTGATTCATACGCGATCGGGCAATGCCAAGTTTCTATATGAAATTTCGCACAAGAATCCGCTCTGGGTGAATCCGGTGGACGCGAAGAAACTTGCCGGCATCCGCACCGGCGACTTGATGAAAGTTCACACCGAGATTGGTTTCTTCGTTCTGCATGCATGGGTGACCGAAGGGCTGGCTCCCGGTGTGGTCGCCTGTTCGCATCACCTCGGCCGGTGGCGAATAAATAAAGACGATCAGGTCGAACGTATGTCGAGCGCATGGGTCGATCTGAAAGAAGTCGGCAAAGGCCAGTGGAAGATGCGACAACTAGAAAACGTTTCCCCGTGGGAGAGCGCCGACCCGGAGACCAAGCGCGTGTGGTGGAGCGATGCCGGGGTGCATCAGGATATTACCTTCCCCGTTCATCCCGACCCGATCAGCGGAATGCACTGTTGGCATCAGATGGTGCGCGTGGAGAAGGCGGACGCGGACGATCGCTATGGTGACATATTTGTCGATACAAATTTGTCGTTCGCCGTGTATCAAAGATGGAAGGCACTGGCGCGTTCTGCGCCCGGCCCGGGCGGTTTACGGCGCCCGTTGTGGATTCCGCGTGTAGTCCGGCCCGAAGAAGCCGCGTACTACATCAAGAAATAA
- a CDS encoding 4Fe-4S dicluster domain-containing protein: MRYGFIIDNRKCIGCHACTVACKTENHVPLTVNRTWVKYVEKGTYPNTRRVFQVTRCNHCENPPCVTICPVTAMYQRKDGIVDFSSERCIGCKACMQACPYDSIYIDPDEGTAAKCHFCAHRTEVGLEPSCVVVCPEHAIIAGDLDACDGEIAQLLAREPVRVRKPEQGTRPKLYYIDGDESAIVPTAARHESIYMWAQRNESVHGGGALYPPDSPLLQKNALAAYDVSHARPWGWQVPAYCWTKAIGSGALAIPAIAMLFGRLGLDRLRDITLSTIALIFTALTTVLLVWDLEHKARFLRVVFTPQSKSWLARGAFILIGYSGLAGLFWLASLLGFSLVASFLLWPTVLAGFAAAVYTAFLFGQCEGRDLWQTPLLPVHLVVQALMCGAAVLPLLPSQAGGSPQLLEVAKVALGFALILHLLIVAAEFMMPHATDNASYAARLITHGPFAKWFWGGTVIVGGFLPLSILWAPFDFHNVAVAGALALLGLLIFEWCFVMAGQSVPNS, translated from the coding sequence ATGAGATACGGATTCATCATCGATAACCGCAAGTGCATCGGCTGCCACGCCTGCACGGTGGCGTGCAAGACGGAAAACCATGTTCCGCTCACCGTGAATCGTACATGGGTGAAGTACGTGGAGAAGGGAACTTATCCCAACACCCGGCGCGTATTTCAAGTGACGCGCTGCAATCACTGTGAAAACCCTCCGTGTGTAACTATCTGCCCAGTGACGGCGATGTACCAGCGCAAGGACGGCATCGTCGATTTCAGCTCCGAGCGCTGCATCGGATGCAAGGCTTGCATGCAGGCGTGCCCATACGATTCCATTTATATCGATCCCGACGAGGGCACGGCGGCGAAGTGTCACTTCTGCGCCCATCGCACCGAAGTCGGCCTGGAGCCCTCCTGCGTCGTGGTTTGTCCCGAGCACGCGATTATCGCCGGAGACCTCGACGCCTGCGATGGCGAGATCGCGCAACTCCTGGCACGGGAGCCGGTGCGCGTCCGTAAACCGGAGCAGGGAACACGTCCGAAGCTTTATTACATCGACGGAGACGAGAGCGCGATCGTGCCCACTGCGGCGCGGCATGAGTCGATCTACATGTGGGCGCAACGCAATGAGAGCGTACACGGCGGGGGGGCGTTGTACCCCCCAGATAGTCCGCTGCTACAGAAAAATGCGCTCGCGGCGTATGACGTGTCGCATGCGCGCCCCTGGGGCTGGCAGGTTCCGGCTTATTGTTGGACCAAGGCGATCGGCTCGGGCGCTCTGGCGATTCCGGCGATCGCCATGCTGTTCGGGCGGTTGGGACTGGACCGACTGCGGGACATAACACTTTCGACAATCGCGTTAATCTTTACGGCGCTGACGACGGTGCTGCTGGTTTGGGATCTCGAACATAAAGCGCGCTTCCTGCGAGTCGTGTTCACTCCGCAGAGCAAATCCTGGCTGGCGCGGGGGGCGTTCATTCTGATTGGTTACAGCGGGCTGGCCGGACTGTTCTGGTTGGCCTCGCTGCTGGGATTCTCCCTTGTAGCCTCGTTTCTGTTGTGGCCGACGGTGCTCGCTGGGTTTGCAGCCGCGGTATACACCGCGTTTTTGTTTGGCCAATGTGAAGGCCGCGACTTGTGGCAGACTCCGCTGCTGCCGGTGCATTTAGTCGTGCAGGCGCTAATGTGCGGAGCGGCCGTTCTGCCGCTGCTGCCCTCGCAAGCAGGAGGATCGCCTCAGCTTCTCGAGGTCGCAAAAGTCGCGCTCGGGTTCGCTTTGATTCTGCATCTGCTGATTGTGGCGGCGGAGTTCATGATGCCGCACGCGACAGACAATGCTTCTTACGCGGCGCGACTCATCACCCACGGTCCGTTCGCGAAGTGGTTCTGGGGCGGGACGGTTATAGTTGGCGGGTTTTTGCCTCTGTCCATTCTGTGGGCTCCGTTCGATTTTCATAACGTCGCCGTAGCCGGAGCATTGGCGCTGCTCGGCTTGCTGATCTTTGAATGGTGTTTCGTGATGGCAGGGCAGAGCGTGCCAAATAGCTAG